The Leptospira sp. WS60.C2 genome includes the window ACATGAAGTTGTTGCTTATGTGCAAAATGATTATGTAGAGCCACAAGAAGAGAAAAAAATATATGTCGGTGCCATACAGGGTGCCTTACAAAGTTTAGGTGATCCTCATACTCGTTTTATTGATGTCGATGAATTCAAAGAACTGCAAAATGAAACCAAAGGAAGTTTTGGCGGAATTGGTGTTGAGCTCAATTACCAAGACAATGCCTTTGTCATTGTTGCTCCCATCGAAGGAACACCTGCTTGGAAGGCGGGACTCCTTCCTCAGGACAAAATCATTGAAATCAATGGTAAGTCAGTGAAGTCTTTATCCCAAGCGGAGTCATTTGCGATGATGCGAGGGGAAGTGGGAACTTCCATTTCTATGAAAATTGAACGAAAGGGAACAAAAGAACCTTTTGTCGTCAATTTAGTCAGAGAACTCATTCAGATTCGATTTTTACGATCCTTTTACCTTCCTGAAAAAGAAACTGGATACATCAAACTGGTTCAATTTATGGGAAAGGATACTGGTAAGGAATTTGCTTCTGCTGTCAAAAACCTAAAAGAATCTGGTGCCAAAAAACTAGTCATCGATCTTAGAATGAATCCTGGTGGGTTACTTGATTTAGCCATCGAGCTTGCTGATTTATTTTTACCTGCCAATGCGGACATTGTGTCCGTAAAAGGAAGAGGTGGAGTTCTCATTAAGAGTTTTAAATCCGAAGGTAAAGATTTGAAGTTTTTGGATTTGCCTGTTGCTATTCTTGTCAATGGTGGTTCTGCTAGTGCCTCCGAAATTTTAGCGGGTGCGCTCAAAGATAACAAACGAGCCATCATTGTTGGTACCCAAAGTTTTGGGAAAGGAAGTGTTCAGTCCATCATTCCTCTCTCCTTTGGGGCAGGGGTTGCCATCACCATTCAAAAATACTACACACCTTCTGGAATTTCCATTCATGGAAAAGGGATCACACCTGATCACGTGGTGAGTCCTGTCTCGGCCAATGAAGATGAAAAATATGCCCTAGAAAAACTATTTAAGAAAAACTTAATTCGTCCATTTCTTGAATCTCATACCGAATTTAATGATAGTTCTGTTTCTGATTTTAAAGAAATGCTGAAAAAGGAAAATCTAAAGATTTCCGATCCTGTGGTTCGAATCTTTTTATTCAATGAAATGAGAATGGGATCTTCCCAAACAAAACCTAGGTTGGATTTGGACATCCAATTATCCGAAGCAATTGATTTATTGAAATAAATGGTCTACGGTTTAGGGATCGAATCAAGTTGTGATGAAACATCCATAGCCATTGTGAGAGATGGTAAGGAACTCATTGCGTTAAAAGTTTACAGCCAAATCGACACCCACTCTCCGTATCGGGGAGTGGTCCCTGAAATTGCTTCCCGTGCCCATTTAGAAAAAATCAATTCTCTTCTTTCTGTCTGTATGGCAGAAGCACAGATCTCATTTTCCTCGATACAATACATTGCCGTCACTGGTTACCCTGGGCTTGTCGGGTCTCTTATGATTGGAGCACAACTTGCGAGATGTATCTCACTCGTTCACTCTATACCGATCGTTTTGGTCAATCATTTAGAGGCACATTTAGCAGTGATTGGTTTGGAACGAGAACTCCCCGCATTTCCTTGGTTAGGTGTTCTTTTGTCTGGTGGGAACTCCTCCATTTACATCTACAAAGGTTTTGGAGATATGGAATTACTCGCTGATACCAGGGATGATTCCTTGGGTGAGGCTTTTGATAAGGTCAGTGCCATTTTGGATTTACCGTACCCAGGAGGACCATCCATTGAAAAAAAAGCCCTGAGTTATGAAAGACCAAAAGGGGAAAAAAGTCCTTTTCCAAAACTTTTGAAGGAAGACGGCCCCGATCTCATTCGTTTTTCATACAGTGGACTGAAAACTGCTGTTCTTTACTATCTGAAGTCCCTACAGGGAAATCCACCGATTGAAAAAATATCCTATTACTTCCAAAAAACTGCGTTTGAACTCGTGGTCCGAAACATTGGAAAAGCGATCGAAACAACAAAGATTGGAACGGTTGTTGCCGCAGGCGGGGTGCTTGCCAATGAAACTCTACGTTCTTTACTTTTGACAGAATCCCAAACCCGTCCGTTCCAATTGTATTTTCCACAAAAAAAAATTTACTGCACGGATAACGGAGCGATGGTCGCATGTCTTGGATATCATCTTTGGAAAGAAAAAAAAATTGTAGGACTCGATTTTAAGGTCAGTCCTAAAAGAAACTTTGAACAAATATTATGAAACTAAAATTAACTTGGATCCCGAACACCCTCACACTTGGAAACCTCACTTTAGGATTTGTTTCCATGTTACTGGTCGCAGAAACGAACCCATCACAAACCAATTCTCATGAATTGTATTCGCTTGCGGGAGTTTTTATCATCTTAGCTGCGTTATTCGATGGGTTTGATGGCATGGCAGCACGAGCTCTCAATTGTACGAGTGAGTTGGGTGCCGATTTAGACAGCCTTGCTGATTTAACAACATTTGGAATTGCCCCTGGATTTTTAGCATACAAAATGTTCTTTTACGATATCAAATTGGATATCTTTGACAAACCAGATTATTTTCCACTAGGAATGTTCATTGCGGCATTGTATCCGATTTGTGCTGCTTACCGTTTGGCACGGTTCAATGTGGCACATGATCCAAAGTCCTTTAATGGACTACCGTCACCCGTGGCAGGAGTAGTGATTGGAATTTTTCCTCTTGTTTTTTCTGTCTCCCAAGTTCCCTTATGGATAGCTGTCACTTTTTTTGTAATCACAGCGCTTCTTATGGTTTCCACACTTCGTTATAGTAAACCACAAGTTGCCATGAGAGGACTCTTCTCATGGAAGAAACTGGCAATTAGTCTCGTTGGATTGGGACTTATCTTAGCAGCGATTGGATTTTATCGCTGGCCCTATGTGATGTATGGAGCAGTAGGATTTTATGTATTTTCGGGAATTGTCTCATTTCTCATCCAAACCATTCAGGACTATCGAGTTTAGATCATTCTACTTCAAAAATCTCCAGTAGATTTGCCACATTGAAAATGGTTTTGATTTCATTCGAAAGATGAACCATTTTCACTTTTTTGTTTTTTTCTTTTGTCCAACTGTAAGTGTGTAGTAGTATTCCAATTCCAGAAGAATCTAAATACGATAAATGTTGAAAATCCAAAACCAATTCTTTAATCGAGTCGGAATCGATAAGTTCCTTGATTTCTGTTCTAAGTTTGGGAGTGTCCCGAAGTGATAAGGAACCATTTAGATAGATAATGGCCTTTTCCTTTTCTTGTTTGATTTCATACTGAAACATAACTTCAGTTAAGACAACATCTGAAAGGGGAAATACAATCAAAAAACGTTTGATTTTTCTAAAAAGGACTCTAGAAAAAGAGCAATGAAAATAAAGTTTTGGGGTGTTCGAGGATCCATAGGTTCACCCATTCGGCCAGAAAACGTAAAACATAAAATTGAAAAAATCCTCTCTTTGGCAAGTCCCACAGACATCCAAAACGAACAAAGCATTCATAGTTTTTTAAATTCGCTTAGTTTTTCATCCTCTTCAACTTACGGCGGTAATACGACTTGTGTGGAAATTCGAGACAAAAATGGAAATTTGATTATTATCGATGGAGGGACTGGGCTTCGAGAACTCGGAAACCAAATCATGAGTTCAGAATTCGGCAAAGGGGCAGGACATGCCTATTGGGTTTTGACTCACACACACTGGGATCATATCCAAGGAATCCCGTTTTTCATTCCTTTGTTTTTGCCTGGCAATCATTTTGAATTTATTTCGTCTATGAGTGATGCTGAAAAACGATTGGAGCACCAGTTTGTATTCACTCATTTTCCAGTTTCGTTTGATCACTATGCTGCCAAAAAAACATTCCAATTCATCGAAGAAGGGGAAGTGGTCTCTCTTGGTCCGAACATCAAAGCCTTTAGCAAGGCTGTTCGCCATCCAGGTGGAAGTTTTTCCTACCGATTTACGGAAGAAGGTAAGTCCATTATCTTTGCTTCGGATGCAGAATTCAATTTGGAAGAGATGGAAAATATCGATACTTACATTGATTATTTTCGAGATGCTGATGTTTTAGTCTTTGATACTCAATATACGTTTGAAGAATCCTTACAAAAAATCGATTGGGGGCATAGTTCTGCTTCTATCGCGACTGATATTGCTCTTCGGGCTAAGGTGAAAAAACTTGTTATGTTTCATCATGATCCTTCTTATGATGATGAGAAATTAGATTTGGTATACTTACGAGCGTTAAAGTATAAAGAGATGTTTGATCCACATGGAAAATTAGAAATCATTATGGCTTATGAAGGTTTGGAAATAGAGGTATAAAATGGCAAAAAAAAGTTACATTATTGGAATTGATGCAGGGACTACTGGGATTCGCACCTTTTGTTTTAACGATAAAGGAAAAGTCATTTCTTCTGCGTATCAAGAATTCAAACAATACTATCCAAAACCAGGTTGGGTGGAACATGACCCAGAAGAGATTTGGCAAAAAACTCAAAAACTCATCGCCCTTGCCATCAAAAATGGAAAACTCAATCCCAAAGATGCTGTTGCCATAGGAATCACGAACCAGAGAGAAACTTCTGTCGTCTGGGATAAAAAAACTGGTAAACCTGTATACAATGCAATCGTTTGGCAATGCCGACGAACATCTGATATCTGTAAGGATTTAAAAAACCAAAGCCTCGAATCCAACTTTCGAAACAAAACAGGTCTTGTTTTAGATGCTTATTTTTCCGGAACCAAAATCCAATGGATTTTAGACAATGTGAAAGGTGCAAGGGACAAAGCAGAAAGGGGAGACCTTTTGTTTGGAACGATTGATACTTGGTTACTTTACAAACTCACGGGTCACAAAGAACACAAAACCGACCATACCAATGCATCCCGAACTTTACTTTTTAACATCCAAACCAAGGAATGGGATGAGGAACTTTGTAAGATTTTAAAAGTGCCAATGTCTATGTTACCTAAGGCGTATAATTCCAAAAATCTATTTGGATTTACGGCCAATGTTAAATCCATTCCTGATGGAATTCCAATTTCCTCTCTTGTCGGTGACCAACAAGGAGCTCTTTTTGGTCAGTTGTGTACAGAACCTGGAGAAGCCAAAAACACATATGGAACAGGTTGTTTTTTACTCTTCAATGTAGGGGATGAATTTAGAATTTCAAACCAAGGTCTCATCACCACACTAGCACTTGGTCCAGAAGGAAAAACAGTCTATTGCTTAGAAGGATCTGTATTTATTGGTGGAGCGGTTGTCCAGTTTCTAAGAGACAATTTAGAATTTTTCAAATACTCCAAAGACTCTGAAAAATTGGTCAAGTCGATTAAAACAAAGGATGATGTGGTGTTTGTGCCAGCCTTTGCAGGTCTTGGAGCCCCGCATTGGGACCAGGAAGCTCGAGGAGCGATCTTTGGTCTATCTCGAGACACAACGCCAGCACAGATCACAAGGGCAGCTCTGAAAGCCATTGCACTCCAATCCTATGAACTTGCCAATGCGATGGAAAAGGAAACGGGAAAACCACTCAAATTTTTACGGGTGGATGGAGGCGCTACTTCCAATGCATGGCTTATGCAATTCCAAGCAGATATTTTAGGAACAAAAGTCATTCGACCGCAAAACGTAGATACTACGGTGCTTGGTGCAGCTTACCTTGCGGGACTCGAACGAGGGTTTTTTAAATCAGTTGCGCAGTTACGAAAGGAAGAAAATAAAACCACACAATTTTCTCCCAAGATGAAAGAAGCAGAAAGGAAAGAAGAGATTGATAAGTGGAATCTTGCAATCTCTCGCGTAAAAACTGGAAACTAATCTGTTTCAGTAGAATTGGACTCAACCTTTCTTTCAAACAAACCAAATCATAAAAACGTTTGGTTTGTTTCCTTCCTTCCTATGATAGGGAATCACCTGCTAGAAACATGATACAAATGAGTCGGGTGCCGTTCGTTCCATGGCGAGAAAACTCTCAATAGTCAAACCATAATAAAGAACATTCAAAACTCTGTTTTTGTTTGGTAATCCCACCGGCGACAAGAAACAATCCTGTTTCATAATAGGGGATTTCTAAAATCAAATCTTTCGGCAATCGATGGAATTCATTTGTTTCGACTTCCTTTCGTGTGAGAAAAAAATCAAATCGAATGGATTCAATCCATTCCTTGGTTTTAAAGAATAATTTAGTTTTTGTTTTTCCAAAAAATGAGATGACATCTCCCGTGATACAAAAATCAAATTTTCCTGAACTTTCGAAGGGAATCATCTCTTTATTTGATTCTTCTCCCTCTTCTCGGAATGTATAGATGGAGCCTTCTTCATAGTATAAGTTTCTTGCAAATCGTTTGTACAACTCAGTTTCAATGATACTGATTAGATCTTCGCCATCTGGTGGTTTTTTGGCAGGAGAAGTTTCAATTTGTTTCATCTTGTTTTTAGAGATGGATTTACGGATCACTTCCAAAACGGGAGGGGATAGTTTTGGCAAAATGAAACGAAAGTATCTCTCATCGTGGTTTCGTAAGATTTCTTGTAAAAACGTACCATGAATCAAAGGGATGAGTTCCACTGTGAACATTTGCTGACTTAAAAATTGGGCAAACTCTGTTTCATAACGGAAGAGATTTGTTACAATTTTTATTTCTTCTTCTTTCGTACCTGAATACAAAATGGCAACCAAACGATTCAGGTAGAGTTTACTTTTTCCATTCACATAGAGTTTGTCGATTTGTTCGAGAACCATATGTTCTGTGAATTCAGGGTTCACAATGTCACGAAGGGATAGATATTTGGTTCGATTGAATTTGTCTCGTTTCGTGCGAAAGAGAGGCGATGGAGATGACTTTGTTCCACCTATGGTTCGTTTGTTTGGCAAAAATCCATGTTTTGATTTTTGAAACCAATCTGTTTTTTGGTCTGTGTTTTGATAATAAGGTGGTGTGACAATGGACGTCGCATCATACCACTCGCGATTGTATTGTAAGTTGTATAAGAAACGGGGAAAGAGAATCGGATCTGTAGAGACAGAAGGGAGTGCCGGTATTTTCTTGAATGGAATGGGATAAAAAGGATGGGGTGTTGCGACAAATCTCGCTACCGAATCTAAGTCGGCCAAAAAAAAGTGATAGTTATTTCCTTGTCTGTAAATCAAACGGGTGGTGATTTTTTTAATTTTTTTTGGATGCGAATGCGAAAGTGTTCCCAATTGTAATCTTGTTTTAGGATGGAAAGTTCGTCATCTACACCAAAACGCATAAAGTCATAGATCTCTTCGTGATCCATACCGACAACGATCGATAGGTCTTGGATCACTCGTAACAAACGTCTTGCATCCCGATCACTTAGGGAAAATGTTTCTAAGAGTTTTTGTTCAAATTCAGTGAGTTGGATCAAAATTACCTAAAACGCAGCCACAAGGATGGTTTCGATTTCATTTTTGGGGAGTTCTCTGGGAAGACAATCAAGAAATGAATACGTAGCAGCAAGAGTCGCAATCCCAGGTAAGTCGATTTTTTTCACTTCATATTCAGACAAACGCTGTGGGATTCGCAGTTCTAAGTAAATTTTACGAATTCCCTCTACCGCTTTGATCGCCGCTTCAATGACTGAGATGTTTGTCACATCCTCATCGAGAGCCCTTGCAATCATCACATACTTTCCTGCGGAAGAGGTGAGGTTGTATTCCATTACGTGCGGAAGTAGAATCGACATACTTTGGAAGATATCTAGATTAGTAACAGTTGTTACGGCTAAGGAAAGTGCATAACACAAACCGAGACTGCTCGTAGATTGAGCAATACCTGCCAAAAGACTTGCCGCATAAATAGAGTTTTTCGGTCCAAGGTTTCTTGGTTCGCGAATCGCAGGTACAATGTTTTTAGAAATGAGTTCGATGGAACGTAATGCAGTGGAAGAGGTGATTTCATTTGCATATTTTGATAAGATGCTGTCCACTGCGGCAGATAAAATCGAGATGCCTGTTTTTGCCGTCTCCGAACTTGACATACCCGCTCCAATTTTAGGATCAGAAACGATAAGTTCAGGAAATGCCCACTCGTGAGCAAAGTATTTCCTGTTTTTGTCTTTGTCGTCTACGATGGAAAAAAATGGAGAACATTCATTCCCGAGTAAAGGTTTTGTTGGAACCACAACCAAAGGAAGCCCTTTTTTCTTGGGTTGTTTTCTTCCCACGAGCAGTTCTTCCGCAAACAAATCATTTGTTGCAAGAAGGGAAGCCGCTTTGCCAGCGTTAATTGATTCAAAGGAACCATAGGCAACAACACAATCAGCATTGGAGATTCGTAAAAAATGAGCACAAGTATCTAAGTCTTTGAAATGGACACGATCCACAATGTCATCATAAATGATCACACCTTCTGCGTGTTTTTCTAAACTAGTTTTGATGATCGAAAGTTCTTCTGAGTTTTCTAATTCTTTTTGTGTGGTAATGAGTACAACCCTTGATCCTATGTTTTTGACAAAGGAACCGAGTTTATAACCACAATCGATTTCGAAATGTATTTTGGGTGGAAATTGAAAATTAATCCATTCGGGGAGAACTGGCATATGATCCCCTAACTATGAATTTGCGAAGCGTGAGAAATCCTCGGAGAGGACAATAAGAAAGGATCCCTCACCACCTGTCCTTTTTACTGTTGTCCGAGGAAAGACGTTGCGATTTGGTCGGAAATTTTATCTAACATCTCTGGAGAGAGTGTGTCGTAATCTCCGTTTTTCAAACGTTCTTTGATGGCTTTGAGTTTTTCAGAGCGATCTTCTTCTGGAGGCGCTTGAACAATTTGTTTCGCAATTTGTTTTACTTCTGCTTGAAGCTTCGCTTCCGATGCAATTTTTTTAGCAGCATCAGAGATCGAAATGGTATCTACTGGCGCTTGTGATTCTGTTTCTTTTGGTCCTTGTGGTTTTTTGGGTTCATACCCGTAACCACCGACTCGCCCTACTTTATCGATGTTCATATACTTTTAGTCCTCTTCCTACATCACATATCGGAGGAATCTGAAATTCCCTTAAGTGTTTTTTTCGATGATTTAAGAGAAAAACAAACTCACCCTTCGCATTGGGAGGTTTTTCAGCCAATTCCCTAGGATTTGCATAGTAGACTACCTCTTCGAAGGCCTTTGTCAACTCCCTTCCTACGAGTACTTCCGTTTCTGGGAAGAGTTCCTCGAGCATTGGGTACAACCGTGGTAATTTGTGGACGGATTCATAAAACACAATGAGTCCATCGATTTCCCGTGCTTTCTCTAATTCTCGGCGTTTCTTAGTCGGTTTTTCAGAGAGAAATCCCAAAAAATAAGTTGGGTTCACTTGAAATCCTGAAACAGAGAGTAAGGCAGTGAGAGCGGAAGCACCAGGAATGGGAACGATCGGAATTTTGTTTTCTCTTGCGATACGAACCATTTGGCTTCCTGGATCGGAGATACCAGGGGTTCCCGCATCGGATACGAGAGCCATCGACTTTCCTTGTCGTAGTTGTTCTAAGACATTGGCATAGGGAGTTTCAGAATGGTCTTTGTACAGGGCAAGCACCTGTGTGTTGATTCCTAGTTTATGAAATAAAGACTTTGTTTCTTTTGTGGATTCGCAGAGGACAAGATCTACTGTCTTTAACACTTCGATGGCTCGTAGGGTGATGTCTCCCATGTTGCCGATCGGAGTGGCAACCACATAAAGAGTACCTGCTTCTCGTTTAGGGGCCAACGGCTTGGCATCCAGGAGGGGATTGACCTGCGGGGCAAGTACATCCCAATTCATTATTGCCCTTTGTACACGGGTTACACGCCGTTCCCAGGGCACACGCGGTTGGAGTTCCACAAGAAGGATTCGAACAGGTGGCAGAATTACAACCAACACCGACAGCACATAGAGTTTGTATGTCGTTTACATTTTTAGGAATCGCACAAGTCGTCACAGGTGTAGAAGGATTCGAAATGAGTCCTCCCGTGAGCATGGATCGTAAGGTAAAATTGTAAATTTGGCATTTTTGGAAAAATTCAGTCCCAGGAGGAGGGACAGCAAATCGGATTCGTTTTGTGATAACTTGACTAGATGCTGTCGAGGCTTGAAACGGCAGATGTGGAAAACTGGGTTGGACTCCATCTTCTAACCATTCCCCTTGCACTGTTTGGATGATCCCAGGGAATGCTGTCGTCACATAGAGATTGTATCCCACAAATTGCGGTTCACGATTTGTGACAAAATATCGTAAGATAAATTCAGGTCTTGGGTCTGCAGAAAAATTGAAAATATCGGTTTGGTAGTCGTTTGTGATATTACTATTCACTGCCACAACAGACAAAATCTGCGGTACATTGGCAGGCACGAGAAACACAAAGGGTGCCACTGGGGTGTCTGTGTTCACTCCACAATGAAAAAAAGAGAGAAAAGATACGCAGACATAGTAAATTGGATGTAAAGAAGGAAAACGCATTCGATTTCTCGTTTCTCTTCCAAGTTTTCAGGAATTCAATCTATGGGAATCCAAAAAAAATTACTCTTTGTCTCCATTTCACTCATTGGTCTCTTTTTTCTCATCCTCCTTATGCTCGGTGGGGAGGACGAAGAGGAACTCCGTCGCAAAAAAGAAAGAAGTTCTCAGGCTCTTGCTTTATTCGGAGGTGGATCTGGAAACCCCAAAGGCACAAATCGATTGGGAGTGCGGGGAGAAGACTCGGGTTCCATTTTTGATTCCGATTATTATAATGCAGGTGGCATGCGTTATGAAGATGATCCCAGTATCGCGGCTTCCGATTCGGGTGAGGTGCCTATCAACCCACAAACAGGGAAACCGTATCCTCCTGAGGCAATGCAGGCATTTGAGGAACTACGGGAACAATTTCCAGACAATGATCTCATTCCCAAACGGATGACACCTGAGGAAAAACAAAAACAAGCAGATTTGAATCAAAAAATTGCCAGAGCCACCAATTCAGTGTTTGGCGGAAATGCGAATGCTACTGATCTTACTTTGTATTACGGTCATGTTCGCAAACAAGGGAAAGACAGATTAGAGATCATTAACTATCTGATTGAATCCCAAGGTGGGGATGACCCAGAAATGGATAAAAAATTCCAAGAGATCTTAAAAAACATCCAATACCAAAACGAACAAATCGAAAAAGAAGCGGCCAATGCATTTGCGAA containing:
- the glpK gene encoding glycerol kinase GlpK — encoded protein: MAKKSYIIGIDAGTTGIRTFCFNDKGKVISSAYQEFKQYYPKPGWVEHDPEEIWQKTQKLIALAIKNGKLNPKDAVAIGITNQRETSVVWDKKTGKPVYNAIVWQCRRTSDICKDLKNQSLESNFRNKTGLVLDAYFSGTKIQWILDNVKGARDKAERGDLLFGTIDTWLLYKLTGHKEHKTDHTNASRTLLFNIQTKEWDEELCKILKVPMSMLPKAYNSKNLFGFTANVKSIPDGIPISSLVGDQQGALFGQLCTEPGEAKNTYGTGCFLLFNVGDEFRISNQGLITTLALGPEGKTVYCLEGSVFIGGAVVQFLRDNLEFFKYSKDSEKLVKSIKTKDDVVFVPAFAGLGAPHWDQEARGAIFGLSRDTTPAQITRAALKAIALQSYELANAMEKETGKPLKFLRVDGGATSNAWLMQFQADILGTKVIRPQNVDTTVLGAAYLAGLERGFFKSVAQLRKEENKTTQFSPKMKEAERKEEIDKWNLAISRVKTGN
- a CDS encoding MBL fold metallo-hydrolase, whose translation is MKIKFWGVRGSIGSPIRPENVKHKIEKILSLASPTDIQNEQSIHSFLNSLSFSSSSTYGGNTTCVEIRDKNGNLIIIDGGTGLRELGNQIMSSEFGKGAGHAYWVLTHTHWDHIQGIPFFIPLFLPGNHFEFISSMSDAEKRLEHQFVFTHFPVSFDHYAAKKTFQFIEEGEVVSLGPNIKAFSKAVRHPGGSFSYRFTEEGKSIIFASDAEFNLEEMENIDTYIDYFRDADVLVFDTQYTFEESLQKIDWGHSSASIATDIALRAKVKKLVMFHHDPSYDDEKLDLVYLRALKYKEMFDPHGKLEIIMAYEGLEIEV
- a CDS encoding flagellar motor switch protein FliG; this translates as MIYRQGNNYHFFLADLDSVARFVATPHPFYPIPFKKIPALPSVSTDPILFPRFLYNLQYNREWYDATSIVTPPYYQNTDQKTDWFQKSKHGFLPNKRTIGGTKSSPSPLFRTKRDKFNRTKYLSLRDIVNPEFTEHMVLEQIDKLYVNGKSKLYLNRLVAILYSGTKEEEIKIVTNLFRYETEFAQFLSQQMFTVELIPLIHGTFLQEILRNHDERYFRFILPKLSPPVLEVIRKSISKNKMKQIETSPAKKPPDGEDLISIIETELYKRFARNLYYEEGSIYTFREEGEESNKEMIPFESSGKFDFCITGDVISFFGKTKTKLFFKTKEWIESIRFDFFLTRKEVETNEFHRLPKDLILEIPYYETGLFLVAGGITKQKQSFECSLLWFDY
- a CDS encoding iron-containing alcohol dehydrogenase, which encodes MPVLPEWINFQFPPKIHFEIDCGYKLGSFVKNIGSRVVLITTQKELENSEELSIIKTSLEKHAEGVIIYDDIVDRVHFKDLDTCAHFLRISNADCVVAYGSFESINAGKAASLLATNDLFAEELLVGRKQPKKKGLPLVVVPTKPLLGNECSPFFSIVDDKDKNRKYFAHEWAFPELIVSDPKIGAGMSSSETAKTGISILSAAVDSILSKYANEITSSTALRSIELISKNIVPAIREPRNLGPKNSIYAASLLAGIAQSTSSLGLCYALSLAVTTVTNLDIFQSMSILLPHVMEYNLTSSAGKYVMIARALDEDVTNISVIEAAIKAVEGIRKIYLELRIPQRLSEYEVKKIDLPGIATLAATYSFLDCLPRELPKNEIETILVAAF
- a CDS encoding S41 family peptidase encodes the protein MKFSERLLWVSVTLSLLGFVFVLSLEKVKAISSDGEKYLQILHEVVAYVQNDYVEPQEEKKIYVGAIQGALQSLGDPHTRFIDVDEFKELQNETKGSFGGIGVELNYQDNAFVIVAPIEGTPAWKAGLLPQDKIIEINGKSVKSLSQAESFAMMRGEVGTSISMKIERKGTKEPFVVNLVRELIQIRFLRSFYLPEKETGYIKLVQFMGKDTGKEFASAVKNLKESGAKKLVIDLRMNPGGLLDLAIELADLFLPANADIVSVKGRGGVLIKSFKSEGKDLKFLDLPVAILVNGGSASASEILAGALKDNKRAIIVGTQSFGKGSVQSIIPLSFGAGVAITIQKYYTPSGISIHGKGITPDHVVSPVSANEDEKYALEKLFKKNLIRPFLESHTEFNDSSVSDFKEMLKKENLKISDPVVRIFLFNEMRMGSSQTKPRLDLDIQLSEAIDLLK
- the rsmI gene encoding 16S rRNA (cytidine(1402)-2'-O)-methyltransferase, coding for MAPKREAGTLYVVATPIGNMGDITLRAIEVLKTVDLVLCESTKETKSLFHKLGINTQVLALYKDHSETPYANVLEQLRQGKSMALVSDAGTPGISDPGSQMVRIARENKIPIVPIPGASALTALLSVSGFQVNPTYFLGFLSEKPTKKRRELEKAREIDGLIVFYESVHKLPRLYPMLEELFPETEVLVGRELTKAFEEVVYYANPRELAEKPPNAKGEFVFLLNHRKKHLREFQIPPICDVGRGLKVYEHR
- a CDS encoding phosphatidylcholine/phosphatidylserine synthase, producing MKLKLTWIPNTLTLGNLTLGFVSMLLVAETNPSQTNSHELYSLAGVFIILAALFDGFDGMAARALNCTSELGADLDSLADLTTFGIAPGFLAYKMFFYDIKLDIFDKPDYFPLGMFIAALYPICAAYRLARFNVAHDPKSFNGLPSPVAGVVIGIFPLVFSVSQVPLWIAVTFFVITALLMVSTLRYSKPQVAMRGLFSWKKLAISLVGLGLILAAIGFYRWPYVMYGAVGFYVFSGIVSFLIQTIQDYRV
- a CDS encoding flagellar biosynthesis anti-sigma factor FlgM, whose translation is MNIDKVGRVGGYGYEPKKPQGPKETESQAPVDTISISDAAKKIASEAKLQAEVKQIAKQIVQAPPEEDRSEKLKAIKERLKNGDYDTLSPEMLDKISDQIATSFLGQQ
- a CDS encoding STAS domain-containing protein, which encodes MFQYEIKQEKEKAIIYLNGSLSLRDTPKLRTEIKELIDSDSIKELVLDFQHLSYLDSSGIGILLHTYSWTKEKNKKVKMVHLSNEIKTIFNVANLLEIFEVE
- the tsaD gene encoding tRNA (adenosine(37)-N6)-threonylcarbamoyltransferase complex transferase subunit TsaD, whose amino-acid sequence is MVYGLGIESSCDETSIAIVRDGKELIALKVYSQIDTHSPYRGVVPEIASRAHLEKINSLLSVCMAEAQISFSSIQYIAVTGYPGLVGSLMIGAQLARCISLVHSIPIVLVNHLEAHLAVIGLERELPAFPWLGVLLSGGNSSIYIYKGFGDMELLADTRDDSLGEAFDKVSAILDLPYPGGPSIEKKALSYERPKGEKSPFPKLLKEDGPDLIRFSYSGLKTAVLYYLKSLQGNPPIEKISYYFQKTAFELVVRNIGKAIETTKIGTVVAAGGVLANETLRSLLLTESQTRPFQLYFPQKKIYCTDNGAMVACLGYHLWKEKKIVGLDFKVSPKRNFEQIL